The following coding sequences are from one bacterium window:
- a CDS encoding response regulator transcription factor, with translation MIRILIADDHAIVRAGLKQLVAASPNIAVAAEASTGPEALHLIRKETFEVVLLDISMPGRGGLEILSEIKKEFPRLPVLILSMHPEEQYAMRALKGGASGYITKDSAPEELVEAILKVAGGSKYITTSLAEQFLYLLDAEETPLHTSLSDREYQVFRLIASGKTATEIANELSLSVKTISTYRARILEKLHLKNNAQLIHYAAQKNLF, from the coding sequence ATGATCCGGATTCTCATCGCAGATGATCATGCGATTGTAAGAGCCGGTCTGAAACAGCTTGTTGCAGCGAGTCCTAACATCGCGGTTGCGGCTGAAGCGAGCACGGGGCCGGAAGCGCTGCATCTCATCCGCAAAGAAACCTTTGAAGTTGTTTTGCTGGACATTTCCATGCCCGGAAGAGGAGGGCTCGAGATCTTATCGGAAATCAAGAAAGAGTTTCCGCGCCTGCCAGTTTTGATTCTGAGTATGCATCCGGAAGAACAGTATGCGATGCGCGCCTTGAAAGGAGGAGCCTCAGGCTACATCACGAAAGACAGCGCGCCGGAAGAATTGGTGGAGGCGATTCTGAAAGTTGCGGGTGGATCGAAATACATAACCACATCCCTGGCTGAACAATTCCTTTATTTGCTCGATGCCGAGGAAACACCACTCCACACATCTCTATCTGACAGGGAATATCAAGTCTTCCGGTTGATCGCCTCCGGCAAGACCGCAACAGAAATTGCAAACGAGCTATCATTGAGTGTGAAAACCATCAGCACATACCGCGCAAGAATCCTCGAAAAACTGCATCTAAAAAACAACGCCCAGCTGATCCATTACGCCGCCCAAAAAAACCTTTTTTAA
- a CDS encoding translocation/assembly module TamB domain-containing protein has translation MKKKILFSLLILIFLLTAGLLIINLPSTKQKVGAYLIDYLKKEYGIHAETDQFDYKFQDGLLIVRIDKVKIFGGKTNQDLFFQSKFLEVEIPYSSLWRDHFLVQKLVLSGPDVNPENLPQLRERPQTKSEKTFEIQKIDLRDGILRYGRMPLEKIELQAKIQNNNLELQTLKARFDTITIEGSGELKNLSDPHYQLNYKAAGNLSAVQKILADAPPLKGEFTTEGKASGETGSYVVEGKLRSDHLSVYGEQPFTAGGTFRFDSANTAVPLNLSVQWDSAPAGLARRFDPDLPQLASVTQGSVTYLGGKDFWQGLASFELDLVQAAGRGIPVAGRVSGRLNDGAIHIEKSHLSTGSAQATFEGQLTQSQMLLDLDANVKHAASLAFVSPEMQKIPGSYFVRSRIQGPYKNLQVQWDLKGTAPDVQIVSTGAYRMAANRIQATFQGNADAKVLARFYPAKLQGNITFEGKASGYVMSPVLTAEVQGTGLNVNGTEIGEATLDLESDGRILNAEAQIPAYSTVASGKYTFKNRSFELETHSDQLDLATLRPFLPPTAQEAQGTFTASITAAGNARKWQDADAHVMLEKADFKYRAYGATIKLATADLQQRTVTVNLDTQTTHGNVQVRGTVPVFRKGEMDLDVTGQTDMKFVSLFQPKLQAEGPVNINVHLGGTFSKPDYSGRAAAEQFAVISEDPPVELKQANMAADFSGAEIGLRGTGILNGATLSIDGNLPLVRSAGFVHLTLDNLSLATLTTQTEADVRGNISIDMDAHGIGRDPETWSGFFKIVPSQVIVSGHSIETPEPLEVEMTSGKMFLNKIHLKSGAVLDTEAQGQVNFRTGQVEGLVRSSIEMSLLSGFMTDAAAEGKLRADIHVAGTTKSPDFEGLIQIENGMFRKFQSPLLLEQIQLRAPLHKDGIRIENLTARMGGGTIEGSGEIMLTNWAPKDIDLQVAARRVGMNYPDAFRSQLNADLTMKNVNQDFLISGKVQVIRSTYRDDIDPRDRLVNSLLSQKTDLSPQAAAQGRIRLDIAVETLEDFQMRNNMGKIQAAANLEVKGLMDEPRLSGRVRVRERSEITFEGNQFEVQRGNIDFYGQRKIDPVFDVELFTIATDTDTQQDYEITIPLSGPLSDLDRRDPTSFPPLAPNQIYFLLLTGKADVQISAASGRFFDRQLGAFLSGGAFSNVQQKIARSFGLNRVEIQPELVSSELNPGAKLVLGKDFTSSLSLVYSVSLTESDDQTWIANYKAPKNVSFRFVDQQQGYTANLRHLIRFGRGQSTGKLQDLHRVRKRKVESLEIENDSLLTDQEISKEIGLEIGDTYDFWTVQDELEKLEETLQERDVLFSSTEAEEKEVGSDRVALKVKVTGKERRQMIFEGYNVSSSQLEKFQRFWREGFSPEGVTEIIRENLLRDLWLEGYHKTEVRKETSTPDGIIQHRFLIQPGALYTDTQIKFVGAEQYPTTELEEDFQALYPGRAEMSSDAVHNFQSLERKIVALYVRRGFLDSSVELGRLQLTAPQAIKEITVHEGTQSKIVDIVISDNQELPEDLMKLLKLKKGMVHDQALLIEDEVTIGDFYERLGYINAEVESSVKKVEGGLIVKYDLKKGGVAIVDSIDIQGPEFTSQKLITKRLQLKEGEILNQDKLANAQKNLTDLRIFHQVTVRPQSTDTPDRYRVVVDVIERNHYELTYGFRYDTETDLGGEVQLTDLNLFGSGQSISFYTRIHQKDQLYRIVYHSPTLSGLRWKTLISTSYESGDLLLLEDEKLDGERFDLTFQRQKELRDQFILIPGFQFEYLTVTPVEEDSNIEPVEGLKVSRFIGTLLRDTRDDPFNAKRGSFFSSDLQYAPGFIGDVSYLKSFNQYLRFRPVGKYLWASALRLGLATDLPGRIVTERFFAGGSYTVRGFKKDQVGPELPDGTPAGGEALFVLNQEFRFPIWKWFGGAVFYDAGNVYSGVGDFNPFDLRHSIGPGLRLNSPFGIARLDYGVNISPEDDEPRGVLHFALGQAF, from the coding sequence TTGAAGAAAAAGATACTGTTTTCACTGCTCATTTTGATTTTTCTTCTCACTGCGGGTCTCCTGATTATTAACCTTCCTTCCACGAAACAGAAAGTCGGCGCGTACCTCATCGATTACCTGAAGAAGGAATATGGCATCCACGCCGAAACGGATCAGTTCGACTACAAGTTTCAGGACGGTCTTCTCATTGTGCGCATAGATAAAGTCAAAATCTTCGGCGGAAAGACCAATCAGGATCTGTTCTTTCAATCAAAGTTTTTGGAAGTGGAAATTCCTTACTCCTCACTGTGGCGAGATCATTTTCTGGTTCAGAAGCTGGTTCTGAGCGGTCCGGATGTAAACCCTGAGAATTTGCCGCAGTTGCGGGAACGGCCACAGACAAAAAGTGAGAAGACTTTTGAGATTCAGAAAATCGATTTGAGAGATGGCATCCTTCGTTACGGACGGATGCCATTAGAGAAAATCGAATTACAGGCAAAAATTCAGAATAACAATCTTGAATTGCAAACCCTGAAAGCCAGATTCGATACCATCACCATTGAAGGTTCCGGTGAGCTGAAAAATCTTTCCGATCCGCACTATCAACTGAATTACAAGGCAGCAGGAAATCTTTCAGCGGTACAGAAAATTCTTGCAGATGCTCCTCCGCTCAAAGGGGAATTCACAACAGAGGGAAAGGCGTCTGGAGAGACCGGTTCGTATGTTGTTGAAGGAAAATTGCGTAGCGATCACCTTTCAGTTTACGGAGAACAGCCCTTTACCGCCGGTGGAACTTTCCGGTTCGATTCTGCAAATACGGCAGTTCCTTTGAACCTCAGCGTGCAATGGGATTCTGCTCCCGCTGGACTTGCGCGACGATTTGATCCGGATCTTCCGCAGTTGGCTTCTGTGACCCAAGGCAGCGTCACGTACCTGGGTGGAAAGGATTTCTGGCAAGGTCTGGCTTCGTTTGAGTTGGATTTGGTGCAGGCGGCAGGACGGGGGATTCCAGTGGCCGGTCGCGTCTCTGGCCGGCTCAACGATGGCGCGATCCACATCGAGAAGAGTCATTTGAGCACTGGTTCAGCGCAAGCAACTTTTGAAGGACAGCTCACGCAATCACAGATGCTTCTGGATCTGGATGCGAATGTGAAACATGCAGCCTCGCTCGCATTCGTTAGTCCGGAAATGCAAAAAATTCCCGGATCCTACTTCGTCCGTTCCCGTATACAGGGTCCTTACAAGAATCTGCAAGTTCAATGGGATTTGAAGGGCACGGCTCCCGATGTTCAAATCGTTTCAACGGGGGCGTATCGCATGGCGGCCAATCGGATCCAGGCGACTTTTCAGGGCAATGCTGATGCGAAAGTGCTTGCGCGTTTTTATCCGGCAAAGCTTCAGGGCAACATCACGTTTGAAGGAAAGGCTTCCGGTTACGTAATGAGTCCAGTGCTGACTGCAGAAGTTCAGGGCACCGGTTTGAACGTAAATGGAACTGAGATTGGCGAAGCAACATTGGATTTGGAAAGTGATGGCAGAATTTTGAACGCAGAAGCGCAAATTCCAGCCTACTCTACTGTCGCCAGCGGCAAATACACGTTCAAGAATCGCAGCTTCGAATTGGAAACTCACTCCGATCAATTGGACCTTGCGACACTGCGCCCGTTCCTTCCACCAACGGCACAGGAAGCGCAAGGAACATTCACCGCATCGATAACTGCTGCAGGCAACGCGCGGAAATGGCAGGATGCAGATGCGCATGTGATGCTGGAGAAGGCAGACTTCAAGTACCGTGCGTATGGCGCAACCATCAAGCTAGCGACCGCGGATTTGCAACAGCGGACTGTTACGGTCAACCTGGATACGCAGACCACACACGGCAACGTCCAGGTTCGCGGCACCGTTCCTGTTTTTCGCAAGGGAGAAATGGATCTCGATGTTACCGGACAGACCGACATGAAATTTGTTTCTCTCTTTCAACCGAAACTGCAAGCGGAAGGACCGGTGAATATAAACGTTCATCTGGGTGGTACGTTTTCCAAACCGGACTATTCCGGCCGCGCTGCAGCGGAACAATTTGCTGTCATTTCAGAGGATCCGCCCGTTGAATTGAAACAGGCGAACATGGCGGCGGATTTTAGTGGCGCCGAAATTGGATTGCGCGGAACAGGAATTCTGAACGGCGCTACTCTCAGCATCGATGGCAACCTTCCTCTTGTGCGAAGCGCGGGATTCGTCCATTTAACGCTGGACAATCTTTCACTGGCAACGTTGACAACACAAACGGAAGCAGACGTTCGCGGAAATATTTCGATTGATATGGACGCGCATGGAATTGGACGGGATCCGGAGACCTGGAGCGGTTTTTTCAAAATTGTACCTTCACAGGTAATTGTTTCAGGACATTCGATCGAGACGCCCGAACCGCTGGAAGTCGAAATGACCTCAGGCAAAATGTTCCTTAATAAAATTCACCTGAAATCGGGCGCGGTCCTGGATACCGAAGCGCAGGGCCAGGTTAATTTTCGTACGGGTCAGGTGGAAGGGCTTGTGCGCAGTTCCATCGAAATGTCACTGCTTTCCGGTTTCATGACGGATGCAGCGGCAGAGGGCAAATTGCGAGCTGATATTCACGTTGCAGGAACAACGAAGAGTCCTGATTTCGAAGGATTGATTCAGATCGAAAATGGAATGTTCCGCAAATTTCAATCACCGCTTTTGTTGGAACAGATTCAATTGCGCGCGCCTCTACATAAGGATGGCATCCGGATCGAGAATCTGACCGCTCGCATGGGGGGAGGCACCATCGAAGGAAGCGGTGAGATCATGCTGACGAACTGGGCTCCAAAGGACATCGATCTTCAAGTAGCTGCGCGCCGCGTTGGAATGAACTATCCGGATGCGTTCCGGAGCCAGCTGAATGCTGATCTCACGATGAAAAATGTGAACCAGGATTTTTTGATTTCCGGAAAGGTGCAGGTAATTCGTTCCACTTACAGAGACGATATCGATCCACGCGATCGCCTGGTGAATTCACTTCTATCTCAAAAGACCGACCTTTCTCCGCAGGCAGCCGCGCAGGGAAGGATTCGATTGGATATCGCTGTTGAAACGCTCGAAGACTTTCAAATGCGAAATAACATGGGAAAAATTCAAGCCGCTGCCAATCTGGAGGTCAAAGGTCTGATGGATGAACCGCGTCTTTCCGGACGGGTTCGAGTCCGGGAGCGTAGCGAAATTACCTTTGAAGGGAACCAGTTTGAAGTGCAGCGAGGCAACATTGACTTTTACGGACAACGAAAAATCGATCCGGTATTCGATGTCGAGCTGTTTACGATTGCCACAGACACCGACACGCAGCAAGACTACGAAATCACGATACCTCTTTCCGGGCCGTTGAGTGATTTGGATCGCCGCGATCCAACTTCTTTTCCACCATTAGCGCCCAATCAAATCTATTTCCTGCTTCTGACCGGAAAAGCGGACGTTCAGATCAGCGCCGCTTCGGGCAGGTTTTTTGACCGGCAGCTAGGCGCTTTCTTATCCGGCGGGGCTTTTTCCAATGTTCAGCAAAAAATTGCGCGAAGCTTTGGATTGAACCGCGTAGAAATCCAACCGGAACTGGTGTCATCCGAACTGAATCCAGGCGCCAAATTGGTACTTGGGAAGGATTTTACCTCTTCGTTAAGCCTGGTTTACTCAGTTTCCTTAACCGAATCGGATGACCAAACCTGGATCGCTAATTATAAAGCTCCTAAGAATGTTTCCTTCCGTTTTGTGGATCAGCAACAGGGTTACACCGCCAACTTGCGACACCTGATTCGATTTGGAAGAGGCCAGTCCACAGGCAAGTTGCAGGATCTGCACAGGGTTCGGAAACGAAAAGTAGAATCGTTAGAAATTGAAAATGATTCCTTGCTCACCGATCAGGAAATCTCAAAAGAAATCGGTTTGGAAATAGGAGATACGTACGATTTCTGGACAGTCCAGGACGAACTGGAGAAGCTGGAAGAGACACTCCAGGAACGGGACGTCCTCTTCTCTTCGACTGAAGCCGAAGAGAAGGAAGTGGGTTCGGATCGCGTTGCTCTCAAAGTCAAAGTTACCGGAAAAGAGCGCCGGCAAATGATTTTTGAGGGATATAATGTTTCCTCTTCCCAGCTCGAAAAATTCCAGCGTTTTTGGAGAGAAGGATTTTCACCAGAGGGAGTTACTGAAATCATTCGTGAAAATTTATTGCGTGATTTGTGGCTGGAAGGCTATCACAAAACCGAAGTTCGGAAAGAAACATCTACGCCAGACGGAATCATCCAGCACCGGTTCTTGATTCAACCGGGGGCGCTTTATACGGATACGCAAATAAAGTTTGTGGGGGCCGAGCAGTATCCGACTACTGAGCTGGAAGAAGATTTTCAAGCCCTTTATCCCGGACGCGCCGAAATGAGCAGTGATGCAGTTCATAACTTCCAGTCACTCGAACGCAAAATCGTCGCGCTTTACGTGAGGCGAGGATTTCTTGATTCCTCGGTAGAATTGGGACGTTTACAGCTGACTGCGCCACAAGCGATCAAGGAAATCACGGTTCATGAAGGAACCCAAAGCAAGATCGTTGACATCGTGATTTCAGACAATCAGGAATTGCCTGAAGACCTAATGAAACTGCTGAAACTGAAAAAGGGAATGGTTCATGATCAGGCTCTTCTCATTGAAGATGAGGTGACTATTGGGGATTTTTACGAACGCCTGGGTTACATCAATGCGGAAGTCGAGAGCAGCGTTAAGAAAGTCGAGGGCGGATTGATCGTGAAATACGACTTAAAAAAAGGTGGCGTTGCGATTGTTGATTCAATTGACATTCAAGGACCGGAATTCACCAGTCAAAAGTTGATCACAAAGCGTTTACAGTTGAAAGAAGGAGAAATACTGAATCAAGACAAGCTGGCAAACGCGCAGAAAAATCTGACCGATCTACGAATTTTCCATCAAGTGACGGTTCGTCCGCAGTCGACAGACACACCTGATCGTTATCGTGTTGTGGTCGATGTCATTGAAAGGAACCATTATGAGCTTACGTATGGTTTTCGTTACGATACGGAGACAGATCTTGGAGGCGAAGTTCAGCTCACAGATCTGAATCTTTTTGGTTCAGGGCAATCCATTTCTTTTTACACACGAATTCATCAAAAGGATCAACTCTATCGAATTGTTTATCACTCACCAACACTTTCCGGTCTGCGATGGAAAACTCTTATTTCTACCTCCTATGAGAGCGGCGATCTTTTGTTGCTGGAAGATGAAAAACTGGATGGGGAAAGATTCGATCTTACCTTTCAACGTCAGAAAGAGCTTCGCGATCAGTTCATTTTGATTCCAGGTTTTCAGTTCGAGTATTTGACCGTAACACCGGTTGAAGAAGATTCGAATATCGAACCGGTGGAAGGATTGAAAGTATCCAGATTCATTGGAACCCTTCTTAGAGACACCAGAGACGATCCGTTTAACGCAAAAAGAGGAAGTTTCTTTTCCAGCGATCTGCAATATGCTCCCGGATTTATAGGCGATGTTTCTTATTTGAAAAGTTTCAATCAGTATTTGCGATTCCGGCCTGTTGGAAAATATCTCTGGGCTTCGGCTCTCCGTCTTGGATTGGCGACCGACCTTCCGGGACGAATCGTAACGGAAAGATTTTTTGCTGGCGGAAGTTATACAGTACGCGGCTTCAAGAAGGATCAAGTAGGACCAGAGTTGCCGGATGGTACTCCCGCGGGCGGGGAAGCGCTATTCGTGCTGAATCAAGAGTTCCGTTTTCCTATCTGGAAGTGGTTCGGCGGCGCCGTTTTTTACGATGCCGGGAATGTTTACAGCGGGGTGGGTGACTTTAATCCCTTTGATTTACGCCACTCGATTGGTCCGGGATTGCGTTTGAATTCACCGTTCGGAATTGCGCGATTGGATTACGGTGTCAATATTAGTCCCGAAGACGATGAACCCCGCGGCGTCCTTCATTTCGCCCTCGGCCAGGCCTTTTAA
- a CDS encoding exopolyphosphatase — protein sequence MRLVTRGDMDGLTCSVLITEMEDIDSIWLIHPQDITDKQFIVRSDDVFANLPYHPECGMWFDHHLLTDSNEKPPPDFKGMYRQAPSTARVIYEYYNSPKLHRFEKLIAETDRMDSANLTMDDVLDPKDYVLLGFTVDPRTGLGRFEDYFLSLVKALKDFTIEEVLEMPEVQSRVDLMRSQWEEFKSLTTKHSRMEKNVVVTDFRDVDPIPVGNRFLVYTLFPDANVSLRIHWGPQKQHVAVVIGHAIFNRTCKVNIGELMSEYGGGGHMGAGSALLWEESAEESIKDIIKKLQT from the coding sequence ATGAGACTCGTAACGCGTGGGGACATGGATGGACTGACCTGTTCCGTACTGATTACGGAAATGGAAGACATTGATTCCATCTGGCTCATCCATCCGCAAGACATAACCGACAAACAATTCATCGTAAGAAGTGACGACGTATTCGCAAACCTACCATATCATCCGGAATGTGGAATGTGGTTTGATCATCATCTTCTAACGGATAGCAACGAAAAGCCTCCGCCGGATTTCAAAGGGATGTACAGGCAGGCCCCCAGCACAGCTCGCGTGATCTACGAATACTATAACAGTCCGAAATTGCATCGATTCGAAAAATTAATCGCCGAAACGGATCGTATGGACAGCGCAAATCTGACAATGGATGATGTGCTGGATCCAAAAGATTATGTATTGCTTGGCTTTACAGTCGATCCAAGAACAGGTCTTGGGAGATTCGAGGATTATTTTTTGAGTCTCGTGAAAGCACTGAAGGACTTTACGATCGAAGAAGTATTGGAAATGCCTGAGGTACAAAGCCGGGTCGATCTCATGCGATCGCAGTGGGAGGAATTTAAGTCGCTAACGACCAAACACTCCAGAATGGAAAAGAATGTTGTGGTGACCGATTTTCGAGATGTTGATCCGATTCCGGTCGGCAATCGATTCCTGGTTTACACGCTGTTCCCGGACGCAAATGTTTCTCTGCGCATCCACTGGGGACCGCAGAAACAACATGTCGCGGTAGTGATAGGCCACGCCATCTTTAACAGAACGTGCAAAGTAAACATCGGTGAGTTGATGTCGGAGTATGGAGGTGGCGGGCACATGGGCGCCGGCTCGGCATTGTTGTGGGAAGAATCGGCTGAAGAATCGATCAAAGATATCATCAAGAAACTCCAGACCTAG